The following coding sequences are from one Xiphias gladius isolate SHS-SW01 ecotype Sanya breed wild chromosome 14, ASM1685928v1, whole genome shotgun sequence window:
- the parla gene encoding presenilins-associated rhomboid-like protein, mitochondrial isoform X1, whose product MAWRGCVKKWAKTEFLRPHNATARNSRLGLYNQQRCGFRREAKRPDTKKGNVSQETNPSAPEAGTPGRPPPPRIPRPTLFKPLMFTVGFTGCSFGAAAILQYETLKSRVQTAKDEEESEKFLQGSQDMAYWHDWWNQLSGFQRQLILLMSMVDDFWSSLTEGQRTVTGIIAVNAVVLGLWRIPSMQRSMIKYFTSNPASKTRCLPMVLSSFSHYSIIHMVANMYVLWTFSSGIVSLLGKEQFLAVYLSAGVISTMVSYMCKTASGRLYPSLGASGAVMAVLAAVCAKVPEAKLGIIFLPMVTFTAGNALKALIAIDTAGLILGWRLLDHAAHLGGALFGVWYVAYGHKLIWRKREPLVKLWHDMRSPGAGGSRPRGGPGVSGGGGGDPDQNKTLQGPSLKK is encoded by the exons ATGGCGTGGAGAGGATGCGTAAAGAAATGGGCCAAAACAGAGTTCCTCAGACCCCACAACGCGACCGCACGGAACTCCAG ACTTGGTCTCTACAACCAGCAGAGGTGTGGTTTTCGTCGGGAAGCCAAAAGGCCGGACACAAAGAAAGGCAATGTCAGCCAAGAAACAAACCCTTCAGCCCCTGAAGCCGGCACACCAGGGCGCCCACCTCCTCCCAGAATCCCCAGGCCGACACTCTTCAAGCCGCTGATGTTCACAGTAGGG TTTACAGGCTGCTCCTTTGGTGCGGCAGCCATCCTGCAATATGAGACCCTGAAGTCAAGAGTTCAGACTGCAAAAGATGAAGAGGAGTCAGAAAAATTCTTACAG GGGTCCCAGGACATGGCGTACTGGCATGACTGGTGGAACCAGCTGTCAGGCTTCCAGCGACAGCTCATCCTCCTGATGTCCATGGTGGATGACTTCTGGAGCAGCctcacagagggacagaggacgGTCACAG GTATTATTGCAGTAAATGCTGTGGTTCTGGGTTTGTGGCGGATCCCTTCAATGCAAAGAAGCATGATTAAGTACTTCACGTCCAACCCAGCCTCCA AAACGCGGTGCCTCCCCATGGTCCTGTCCTCCTTCAGCCACTACTCCATTATCCACATGGTGGCCAACATGTATGTCCTGTGGACATTCTCCTCAGGAATCGTTTCTCTCTTAGGGAAGGAGCAGTTTCTTGCAGTCTACCTGTCTGCCG GTGTGATTTCCACAATGGTTAGCTACATGTGTAAAACAGCCTCTGGACGTCTCTATCCATCATTAGGAGCA TCAGGTGCTGTCATGGCGGTCCTGGCCGCAGTCTGTGCAAAGGTGCCAGAGGCCAAACTAGGCATAATCTTCCTCCCTATGGTGACTTTCACAGCAGGAAAT GCTCTGAAAGCGCTCATTGCCATAGATACCGCAGGGCTTATACTGGGATGGCGGCTCTTGGACCATGCAGCTCACCTTGGTGGAGCCCTCTTTGGAGT ATGGTATGTGGCATACGGTCACAAACTCATTTGGAGGAAGAGGGAGCCCCTTGTGAAGCTGTGGCATGACATGCGTTCTCCAGGTGCTGGTGGATCCAGGCCTAGAGGTGGTCCTGGGGTcagcggtggtggtggtggggaccCAGACCAGAATAAAACACTGCAAGGTCCCtctttgaaaaaataa
- the parla gene encoding presenilins-associated rhomboid-like protein, mitochondrial isoform X3 — protein MAWRGCVKKWAKTEFLRPHNATARNSRLGLYNQQRCGFRREAKRPDTKKGNVSQETNPSAPEAGTPGRPPPPRIPRPTLFKPLMFTVGFTGCSFGAAAILQYETLKSRVQTAKDEEESEKFLQGSQDMAYWHDWWNQLSGFQRQLILLMSMVDDFWSSLTEGQRTVTGIIAVNAVVLGLWRIPSMQRSMIKYFTSNPASKTRCLPMVLSSFSHYSIIHMVANMYVLWTFSSGIVSLLGKEQFLAVYLSAGVISTMVSYMCKTASGRLYPSLGASGAVMAVLAAVCAKVPEAKLGIIFLPMVTFTAGNARDVNLFMSKMDKVPCMNE, from the exons ATGGCGTGGAGAGGATGCGTAAAGAAATGGGCCAAAACAGAGTTCCTCAGACCCCACAACGCGACCGCACGGAACTCCAG ACTTGGTCTCTACAACCAGCAGAGGTGTGGTTTTCGTCGGGAAGCCAAAAGGCCGGACACAAAGAAAGGCAATGTCAGCCAAGAAACAAACCCTTCAGCCCCTGAAGCCGGCACACCAGGGCGCCCACCTCCTCCCAGAATCCCCAGGCCGACACTCTTCAAGCCGCTGATGTTCACAGTAGGG TTTACAGGCTGCTCCTTTGGTGCGGCAGCCATCCTGCAATATGAGACCCTGAAGTCAAGAGTTCAGACTGCAAAAGATGAAGAGGAGTCAGAAAAATTCTTACAG GGGTCCCAGGACATGGCGTACTGGCATGACTGGTGGAACCAGCTGTCAGGCTTCCAGCGACAGCTCATCCTCCTGATGTCCATGGTGGATGACTTCTGGAGCAGCctcacagagggacagaggacgGTCACAG GTATTATTGCAGTAAATGCTGTGGTTCTGGGTTTGTGGCGGATCCCTTCAATGCAAAGAAGCATGATTAAGTACTTCACGTCCAACCCAGCCTCCA AAACGCGGTGCCTCCCCATGGTCCTGTCCTCCTTCAGCCACTACTCCATTATCCACATGGTGGCCAACATGTATGTCCTGTGGACATTCTCCTCAGGAATCGTTTCTCTCTTAGGGAAGGAGCAGTTTCTTGCAGTCTACCTGTCTGCCG GTGTGATTTCCACAATGGTTAGCTACATGTGTAAAACAGCCTCTGGACGTCTCTATCCATCATTAGGAGCA TCAGGTGCTGTCATGGCGGTCCTGGCCGCAGTCTGTGCAAAGGTGCCAGAGGCCAAACTAGGCATAATCTTCCTCCCTATGGTGACTTTCACAGCAGGAAAT gCAAGAGATGTAAATCTGTTCATGAGCAAAATGGACAAAGTCCCATgtatgaatgagtga
- the parla gene encoding presenilins-associated rhomboid-like protein, mitochondrial isoform X2, with protein sequence MGWAAKSSMPRFSYCPLFSPLNLEPHKLGLYNQQRCGFRREAKRPDTKKGNVSQETNPSAPEAGTPGRPPPPRIPRPTLFKPLMFTVGFTGCSFGAAAILQYETLKSRVQTAKDEEESEKFLQGSQDMAYWHDWWNQLSGFQRQLILLMSMVDDFWSSLTEGQRTVTGIIAVNAVVLGLWRIPSMQRSMIKYFTSNPASKTRCLPMVLSSFSHYSIIHMVANMYVLWTFSSGIVSLLGKEQFLAVYLSAGVISTMVSYMCKTASGRLYPSLGASGAVMAVLAAVCAKVPEAKLGIIFLPMVTFTAGNALKALIAIDTAGLILGWRLLDHAAHLGGALFGVWYVAYGHKLIWRKREPLVKLWHDMRSPGAGGSRPRGGPGVSGGGGGDPDQNKTLQGPSLKK encoded by the exons ATGGGCTGGGCTGCTAAGAGCAGTATGCCCCGCTTTTCCTACTGCCCACTCTTTAGCCCATTGAACCTAGAGCCCCATAA ACTTGGTCTCTACAACCAGCAGAGGTGTGGTTTTCGTCGGGAAGCCAAAAGGCCGGACACAAAGAAAGGCAATGTCAGCCAAGAAACAAACCCTTCAGCCCCTGAAGCCGGCACACCAGGGCGCCCACCTCCTCCCAGAATCCCCAGGCCGACACTCTTCAAGCCGCTGATGTTCACAGTAGGG TTTACAGGCTGCTCCTTTGGTGCGGCAGCCATCCTGCAATATGAGACCCTGAAGTCAAGAGTTCAGACTGCAAAAGATGAAGAGGAGTCAGAAAAATTCTTACAG GGGTCCCAGGACATGGCGTACTGGCATGACTGGTGGAACCAGCTGTCAGGCTTCCAGCGACAGCTCATCCTCCTGATGTCCATGGTGGATGACTTCTGGAGCAGCctcacagagggacagaggacgGTCACAG GTATTATTGCAGTAAATGCTGTGGTTCTGGGTTTGTGGCGGATCCCTTCAATGCAAAGAAGCATGATTAAGTACTTCACGTCCAACCCAGCCTCCA AAACGCGGTGCCTCCCCATGGTCCTGTCCTCCTTCAGCCACTACTCCATTATCCACATGGTGGCCAACATGTATGTCCTGTGGACATTCTCCTCAGGAATCGTTTCTCTCTTAGGGAAGGAGCAGTTTCTTGCAGTCTACCTGTCTGCCG GTGTGATTTCCACAATGGTTAGCTACATGTGTAAAACAGCCTCTGGACGTCTCTATCCATCATTAGGAGCA TCAGGTGCTGTCATGGCGGTCCTGGCCGCAGTCTGTGCAAAGGTGCCAGAGGCCAAACTAGGCATAATCTTCCTCCCTATGGTGACTTTCACAGCAGGAAAT GCTCTGAAAGCGCTCATTGCCATAGATACCGCAGGGCTTATACTGGGATGGCGGCTCTTGGACCATGCAGCTCACCTTGGTGGAGCCCTCTTTGGAGT ATGGTATGTGGCATACGGTCACAAACTCATTTGGAGGAAGAGGGAGCCCCTTGTGAAGCTGTGGCATGACATGCGTTCTCCAGGTGCTGGTGGATCCAGGCCTAGAGGTGGTCCTGGGGTcagcggtggtggtggtggggaccCAGACCAGAATAAAACACTGCAAGGTCCCtctttgaaaaaataa
- the extl2 gene encoding exostosin-like 2 isoform X2: MASVSNGVLRFCAGLRRTYLVWPVVFILLVGAALTALLPPAEDQRGLDALGVLRRETEQKENPAQGNDGDRTEGEHEFTIIIQTYNRTDILLKLLNHYQAVPHLQRIIIVWNNVGEQTPLKLWNSLGPHPVPLVFKEQTSNRMRNRLQSFPEIDTDAVLMLDDDTLVSVPDISFAFSVWKQFPDQIVGFVPRKHVSTPGGVYSYGSFELQDPETAGGDKYSMVLIGAAFFHHRYLQLFQDQPQAVHALVDETQNCDDIAMNFAIAQYLKKHLKSIGSVNKPSGVFVKPVDLRNLEKDASSGYQGMWHRPEHLLQRSYCLNRLTQIYGFMPLCFSNLMVSQFGFPSYANHKSRG, from the exons ATGGCGTCGGTTTCTAACGG GGTCCTTCGTTTCTGCGCGGGGCTCCGGAGAACATATTTGGTTTGGCCAGTGGTGTTCATCCTCCTGGTTGGCGCAGCCTTGACAGCTCTGCTTCCCCCTGCAGAGGACCAAAGAGGCCTTGACGCCCTGGGAGTGCTACGCagggaaacagaacagaaagagaaTCCTGCACAGGGCAACGATGGTGACAGAACAGAGGGGGAGCATGAGTTTACCATCATCATTCAGACATACAATCGCACAGACATTCTGCTCAAACTACTTAACCATTACCAGGCAGTGCCTCATCTTCAGCGGATTATCATAGTCTGGAACAACGTTGGGGAGCAGACACCCCTAAAGTTATGGAACTCCTTGGGGCCTCATCCGGTCCCTTTGGTCTTCAAGGAGCAGACTAGCAATCGAATGCGCAACAGACTACAGTCATTCCCCGAGATTGACACTGATG CTGTGTTGATGCTGGATGACGACACTCTGGTCAGTGTCCCTGACATCAGCTTTGCTTTCTCAGTCTGGAAG CAATTTCCAGACCAGATTGTTGGCTTTGTACCCCGAAAACATGTCTCAACACCAGGAGGAGTGTACAGCTATGGCAGCTTTGAACTGCAGGATCCGGAAACAGCGGGAGGTGACAA ATACTCCATGGTGTTAATTGGTGCTGCCTTTTTCCACCACCGCTACCTGCAGCTCTTCCAGGACCAACCCCAAGCAGTGCATGCACTGGTGGACGAAACACAGAACTGTGATGATATTGCCATGAACTTTGCTATAGCACAGTATTTGAAGAAACACTTGAAGTCTATAGGCAGCGTTAACAAACCCTCCGGGGTCTTTGTCAAACCTGTGGACCTTCGCAACCTGGAAAAGGATGCCAGCAGTGGGTACCAGGGTATGTGGCATCGTCCTGAACACCTTCTTCAGAGGTCCTACTGTCTGAACAGGCTGACGCAGATTTATGGCTTCATGCCACTCTGCTTCTCCAACCTGATGGTTTCCCAGTTTGGCTTCCCTAGCTATGCCAACCACAAGAGTAGGGGCTGA
- the extl2 gene encoding exostosin-like 2 isoform X1: MYETVTKRMVLRFCAGLRRTYLVWPVVFILLVGAALTALLPPAEDQRGLDALGVLRRETEQKENPAQGNDGDRTEGEHEFTIIIQTYNRTDILLKLLNHYQAVPHLQRIIIVWNNVGEQTPLKLWNSLGPHPVPLVFKEQTSNRMRNRLQSFPEIDTDAVLMLDDDTLVSVPDISFAFSVWKQFPDQIVGFVPRKHVSTPGGVYSYGSFELQDPETAGGDKYSMVLIGAAFFHHRYLQLFQDQPQAVHALVDETQNCDDIAMNFAIAQYLKKHLKSIGSVNKPSGVFVKPVDLRNLEKDASSGYQGMWHRPEHLLQRSYCLNRLTQIYGFMPLCFSNLMVSQFGFPSYANHKSRG; this comes from the exons ATGTACGAAACTGTAACTAAGAGAAT GGTCCTTCGTTTCTGCGCGGGGCTCCGGAGAACATATTTGGTTTGGCCAGTGGTGTTCATCCTCCTGGTTGGCGCAGCCTTGACAGCTCTGCTTCCCCCTGCAGAGGACCAAAGAGGCCTTGACGCCCTGGGAGTGCTACGCagggaaacagaacagaaagagaaTCCTGCACAGGGCAACGATGGTGACAGAACAGAGGGGGAGCATGAGTTTACCATCATCATTCAGACATACAATCGCACAGACATTCTGCTCAAACTACTTAACCATTACCAGGCAGTGCCTCATCTTCAGCGGATTATCATAGTCTGGAACAACGTTGGGGAGCAGACACCCCTAAAGTTATGGAACTCCTTGGGGCCTCATCCGGTCCCTTTGGTCTTCAAGGAGCAGACTAGCAATCGAATGCGCAACAGACTACAGTCATTCCCCGAGATTGACACTGATG CTGTGTTGATGCTGGATGACGACACTCTGGTCAGTGTCCCTGACATCAGCTTTGCTTTCTCAGTCTGGAAG CAATTTCCAGACCAGATTGTTGGCTTTGTACCCCGAAAACATGTCTCAACACCAGGAGGAGTGTACAGCTATGGCAGCTTTGAACTGCAGGATCCGGAAACAGCGGGAGGTGACAA ATACTCCATGGTGTTAATTGGTGCTGCCTTTTTCCACCACCGCTACCTGCAGCTCTTCCAGGACCAACCCCAAGCAGTGCATGCACTGGTGGACGAAACACAGAACTGTGATGATATTGCCATGAACTTTGCTATAGCACAGTATTTGAAGAAACACTTGAAGTCTATAGGCAGCGTTAACAAACCCTCCGGGGTCTTTGTCAAACCTGTGGACCTTCGCAACCTGGAAAAGGATGCCAGCAGTGGGTACCAGGGTATGTGGCATCGTCCTGAACACCTTCTTCAGAGGTCCTACTGTCTGAACAGGCTGACGCAGATTTATGGCTTCATGCCACTCTGCTTCTCCAACCTGATGGTTTCCCAGTTTGGCTTCCCTAGCTATGCCAACCACAAGAGTAGGGGCTGA
- the extl2 gene encoding exostosin-like 2 isoform X3 has translation MRVLRFCAGLRRTYLVWPVVFILLVGAALTALLPPAEDQRGLDALGVLRRETEQKENPAQGNDGDRTEGEHEFTIIIQTYNRTDILLKLLNHYQAVPHLQRIIIVWNNVGEQTPLKLWNSLGPHPVPLVFKEQTSNRMRNRLQSFPEIDTDAVLMLDDDTLVSVPDISFAFSVWKQFPDQIVGFVPRKHVSTPGGVYSYGSFELQDPETAGGDKYSMVLIGAAFFHHRYLQLFQDQPQAVHALVDETQNCDDIAMNFAIAQYLKKHLKSIGSVNKPSGVFVKPVDLRNLEKDASSGYQGMWHRPEHLLQRSYCLNRLTQIYGFMPLCFSNLMVSQFGFPSYANHKSRG, from the exons ATGAG GGTCCTTCGTTTCTGCGCGGGGCTCCGGAGAACATATTTGGTTTGGCCAGTGGTGTTCATCCTCCTGGTTGGCGCAGCCTTGACAGCTCTGCTTCCCCCTGCAGAGGACCAAAGAGGCCTTGACGCCCTGGGAGTGCTACGCagggaaacagaacagaaagagaaTCCTGCACAGGGCAACGATGGTGACAGAACAGAGGGGGAGCATGAGTTTACCATCATCATTCAGACATACAATCGCACAGACATTCTGCTCAAACTACTTAACCATTACCAGGCAGTGCCTCATCTTCAGCGGATTATCATAGTCTGGAACAACGTTGGGGAGCAGACACCCCTAAAGTTATGGAACTCCTTGGGGCCTCATCCGGTCCCTTTGGTCTTCAAGGAGCAGACTAGCAATCGAATGCGCAACAGACTACAGTCATTCCCCGAGATTGACACTGATG CTGTGTTGATGCTGGATGACGACACTCTGGTCAGTGTCCCTGACATCAGCTTTGCTTTCTCAGTCTGGAAG CAATTTCCAGACCAGATTGTTGGCTTTGTACCCCGAAAACATGTCTCAACACCAGGAGGAGTGTACAGCTATGGCAGCTTTGAACTGCAGGATCCGGAAACAGCGGGAGGTGACAA ATACTCCATGGTGTTAATTGGTGCTGCCTTTTTCCACCACCGCTACCTGCAGCTCTTCCAGGACCAACCCCAAGCAGTGCATGCACTGGTGGACGAAACACAGAACTGTGATGATATTGCCATGAACTTTGCTATAGCACAGTATTTGAAGAAACACTTGAAGTCTATAGGCAGCGTTAACAAACCCTCCGGGGTCTTTGTCAAACCTGTGGACCTTCGCAACCTGGAAAAGGATGCCAGCAGTGGGTACCAGGGTATGTGGCATCGTCCTGAACACCTTCTTCAGAGGTCCTACTGTCTGAACAGGCTGACGCAGATTTATGGCTTCATGCCACTCTGCTTCTCCAACCTGATGGTTTCCCAGTTTGGCTTCCCTAGCTATGCCAACCACAAGAGTAGGGGCTGA
- the zgc:110366 gene encoding glyoxal reductase isoform X1, whose amino-acid sequence MLTPLDRKEQNAHFHNNFKIQTFNFKVHVTKVSHKYSNTAHGKAQVAHHCVIRGDMSFGPALSCPTVPLSNGLQIPIFGLGAFYFGTSHDGGYSHDAIVYALTECGVRHIDTAKRYGCEKKLGKAIRESGIARRDLWLTNKLWPGDYGYKAAKKACLDSCSLVGVESFDLYLMHWPESLQPGYSNREMRAETWKALEELYKEGVCRAIGVSNFLVHHLEQLKEDCTVMPHVNQVEYHPFHQPNHLIEYCRQEEIVFEGYSPLAKGQVLSNPTVLQIAEKHRRTPAQICIRWSIQNGVVTIPKSIRKNRILENCQVFGFQLEEGDMAVLGRLHDGRHVTWDPTNVE is encoded by the exons ATGCTAACCCCCTTGGATCGGAAAGAACAAAACGCACACTTTCATAACAACttcaaaatccaaacatttaACTTTAAAGTCCACGTTACCAAAGTCTCTCATAAGTACTCTAATACTGCTCACGGCAAAGCTCAG GTTGCCCATCACTGCGTAATAAGAGGGGACATGTCGTTTGGACCAGCGCTGAGTTGTCCTACTGTCCCACTTTCCAATGGTTTGCAGATACCGATATTTGGATTAGGTGCGTTTTACTTCG GCACATCACATGATGGCGGATACTCCCATGATGCCATTGTGTACGCACTCACTGAGTGTGGTGTGCGTCACATTGACACGGCAAAGCGCTACGGCTGTGAGAAGAAACTGGGTAAAGCCATCCGAGAAAGTGGGATAGCACGACGTGATCTGTGGCTCACCAATAAACTGTGGCCAGGAGACTACGGATACAAAGCTGCAAAGAAGGCCTGCCTTGACTCCTGCTCACTGGTGGGGGTGGAATCTTTTG ATCTCTACCTGATGCACTGGCCGGAGTCACTGCAACCTGGTTACTCTAACAGGGAGATGAGAGCTGAGACGTGGAAGGCTTTGGAAGAACTTTATAAAGAAG GGGTTTGCCGTGCTATTGGAGTGAGCAACTTTCTGGTCCACCACCTGGAGCAGTTAAAGGAAGACTGTACTGTAATGCCACATGTTAACCAg GTGGAGTACCATCCTTTCCATCAGCCCAATCACCTGATAGAGTACTGTCGTCAGGAGGAGATTGTGTTTGAAGGGTACAGTCCACTGGCCAAGGGTCAAGTCCTCAGCAATCCCACTGTTCTCCAGATAGCAGAAAAGCACCGACGCACACCTGCTCAGATCTGCATCCGCTGGAGTATTCAG AACGGAGTCGTCACAATACCAAAGTCCATCAGAAAGAACAGGATACTCGAGAACTGTCAA GTGTTTGGGTTCCAGCTGGAGGAGGGGGACATGGCCGTATTAGGAAGATTGCATGATGGAAGACACGTGACTTGGGATCCAACAAATGTGGAGTAA
- the zgc:110366 gene encoding glyoxal reductase isoform X2 → MLTPLDRKEQNAHFHNNFKIQTFNFKVHVTKVSHKYSNTAHGKAQVAHHCVIRGDMSFGPALSCPTVPLSNGLQIPIFGLGTSHDGGYSHDAIVYALTECGVRHIDTAKRYGCEKKLGKAIRESGIARRDLWLTNKLWPGDYGYKAAKKACLDSCSLVGVESFDLYLMHWPESLQPGYSNREMRAETWKALEELYKEGVCRAIGVSNFLVHHLEQLKEDCTVMPHVNQVEYHPFHQPNHLIEYCRQEEIVFEGYSPLAKGQVLSNPTVLQIAEKHRRTPAQICIRWSIQNGVVTIPKSIRKNRILENCQVFGFQLEEGDMAVLGRLHDGRHVTWDPTNVE, encoded by the exons ATGCTAACCCCCTTGGATCGGAAAGAACAAAACGCACACTTTCATAACAACttcaaaatccaaacatttaACTTTAAAGTCCACGTTACCAAAGTCTCTCATAAGTACTCTAATACTGCTCACGGCAAAGCTCAG GTTGCCCATCACTGCGTAATAAGAGGGGACATGTCGTTTGGACCAGCGCTGAGTTGTCCTACTGTCCCACTTTCCAATGGTTTGCAGATACCGATATTTGGATTAG GCACATCACATGATGGCGGATACTCCCATGATGCCATTGTGTACGCACTCACTGAGTGTGGTGTGCGTCACATTGACACGGCAAAGCGCTACGGCTGTGAGAAGAAACTGGGTAAAGCCATCCGAGAAAGTGGGATAGCACGACGTGATCTGTGGCTCACCAATAAACTGTGGCCAGGAGACTACGGATACAAAGCTGCAAAGAAGGCCTGCCTTGACTCCTGCTCACTGGTGGGGGTGGAATCTTTTG ATCTCTACCTGATGCACTGGCCGGAGTCACTGCAACCTGGTTACTCTAACAGGGAGATGAGAGCTGAGACGTGGAAGGCTTTGGAAGAACTTTATAAAGAAG GGGTTTGCCGTGCTATTGGAGTGAGCAACTTTCTGGTCCACCACCTGGAGCAGTTAAAGGAAGACTGTACTGTAATGCCACATGTTAACCAg GTGGAGTACCATCCTTTCCATCAGCCCAATCACCTGATAGAGTACTGTCGTCAGGAGGAGATTGTGTTTGAAGGGTACAGTCCACTGGCCAAGGGTCAAGTCCTCAGCAATCCCACTGTTCTCCAGATAGCAGAAAAGCACCGACGCACACCTGCTCAGATCTGCATCCGCTGGAGTATTCAG AACGGAGTCGTCACAATACCAAAGTCCATCAGAAAGAACAGGATACTCGAGAACTGTCAA GTGTTTGGGTTCCAGCTGGAGGAGGGGGACATGGCCGTATTAGGAAGATTGCATGATGGAAGACACGTGACTTGGGATCCAACAAATGTGGAGTAA
- the zgc:110366 gene encoding glyoxal reductase isoform X3: MLTPLDRKEQNAHFHNNFKIQTFNFKVHVTKVSRTSHDGGYSHDAIVYALTECGVRHIDTAKRYGCEKKLGKAIRESGIARRDLWLTNKLWPGDYGYKAAKKACLDSCSLVGVESFDLYLMHWPESLQPGYSNREMRAETWKALEELYKEGVCRAIGVSNFLVHHLEQLKEDCTVMPHVNQVEYHPFHQPNHLIEYCRQEEIVFEGYSPLAKGQVLSNPTVLQIAEKHRRTPAQICIRWSIQNGVVTIPKSIRKNRILENCQVFGFQLEEGDMAVLGRLHDGRHVTWDPTNVE, translated from the exons ATGCTAACCCCCTTGGATCGGAAAGAACAAAACGCACACTTTCATAACAACttcaaaatccaaacatttaACTTTAAAGTCCACGTTACCAAAGTCTCTC GCACATCACATGATGGCGGATACTCCCATGATGCCATTGTGTACGCACTCACTGAGTGTGGTGTGCGTCACATTGACACGGCAAAGCGCTACGGCTGTGAGAAGAAACTGGGTAAAGCCATCCGAGAAAGTGGGATAGCACGACGTGATCTGTGGCTCACCAATAAACTGTGGCCAGGAGACTACGGATACAAAGCTGCAAAGAAGGCCTGCCTTGACTCCTGCTCACTGGTGGGGGTGGAATCTTTTG ATCTCTACCTGATGCACTGGCCGGAGTCACTGCAACCTGGTTACTCTAACAGGGAGATGAGAGCTGAGACGTGGAAGGCTTTGGAAGAACTTTATAAAGAAG GGGTTTGCCGTGCTATTGGAGTGAGCAACTTTCTGGTCCACCACCTGGAGCAGTTAAAGGAAGACTGTACTGTAATGCCACATGTTAACCAg GTGGAGTACCATCCTTTCCATCAGCCCAATCACCTGATAGAGTACTGTCGTCAGGAGGAGATTGTGTTTGAAGGGTACAGTCCACTGGCCAAGGGTCAAGTCCTCAGCAATCCCACTGTTCTCCAGATAGCAGAAAAGCACCGACGCACACCTGCTCAGATCTGCATCCGCTGGAGTATTCAG AACGGAGTCGTCACAATACCAAAGTCCATCAGAAAGAACAGGATACTCGAGAACTGTCAA GTGTTTGGGTTCCAGCTGGAGGAGGGGGACATGGCCGTATTAGGAAGATTGCATGATGGAAGACACGTGACTTGGGATCCAACAAATGTGGAGTAA
- the zgc:110366 gene encoding glyoxal reductase isoform X4, whose amino-acid sequence MSFGPALSCPTVPLSNGLQIPIFGLGAFYFGTSHDGGYSHDAIVYALTECGVRHIDTAKRYGCEKKLGKAIRESGIARRDLWLTNKLWPGDYGYKAAKKACLDSCSLVGVESFDLYLMHWPESLQPGYSNREMRAETWKALEELYKEGVCRAIGVSNFLVHHLEQLKEDCTVMPHVNQVEYHPFHQPNHLIEYCRQEEIVFEGYSPLAKGQVLSNPTVLQIAEKHRRTPAQICIRWSIQNGVVTIPKSIRKNRILENCQVFGFQLEEGDMAVLGRLHDGRHVTWDPTNVE is encoded by the exons ATGTCGTTTGGACCAGCGCTGAGTTGTCCTACTGTCCCACTTTCCAATGGTTTGCAGATACCGATATTTGGATTAGGTGCGTTTTACTTCG GCACATCACATGATGGCGGATACTCCCATGATGCCATTGTGTACGCACTCACTGAGTGTGGTGTGCGTCACATTGACACGGCAAAGCGCTACGGCTGTGAGAAGAAACTGGGTAAAGCCATCCGAGAAAGTGGGATAGCACGACGTGATCTGTGGCTCACCAATAAACTGTGGCCAGGAGACTACGGATACAAAGCTGCAAAGAAGGCCTGCCTTGACTCCTGCTCACTGGTGGGGGTGGAATCTTTTG ATCTCTACCTGATGCACTGGCCGGAGTCACTGCAACCTGGTTACTCTAACAGGGAGATGAGAGCTGAGACGTGGAAGGCTTTGGAAGAACTTTATAAAGAAG GGGTTTGCCGTGCTATTGGAGTGAGCAACTTTCTGGTCCACCACCTGGAGCAGTTAAAGGAAGACTGTACTGTAATGCCACATGTTAACCAg GTGGAGTACCATCCTTTCCATCAGCCCAATCACCTGATAGAGTACTGTCGTCAGGAGGAGATTGTGTTTGAAGGGTACAGTCCACTGGCCAAGGGTCAAGTCCTCAGCAATCCCACTGTTCTCCAGATAGCAGAAAAGCACCGACGCACACCTGCTCAGATCTGCATCCGCTGGAGTATTCAG AACGGAGTCGTCACAATACCAAAGTCCATCAGAAAGAACAGGATACTCGAGAACTGTCAA GTGTTTGGGTTCCAGCTGGAGGAGGGGGACATGGCCGTATTAGGAAGATTGCATGATGGAAGACACGTGACTTGGGATCCAACAAATGTGGAGTAA